The DNA sequence GATTTACGGCTGGTTCGGGGCGCCGCGGTTGGGGGTGCTGGGCGCGGCCGTTTCGAATCTGGCATCCCAGGTGTTGATCTGGCTGGGGCTGATGCTGATCCTTCGCGTTCATGGCTGGGCTCATTTCGACCTGAAAAACATCCTGCGTCGCGAGCCGCAGTTGCAGCGCGATTTCTGGAGGTACTGTCTGCCGCTTTTGGGCAATCAAATCGTTTGGGGCGGCGGTTTCAGCATGTACACCGTCATCATGGGCCATCTTGATGGTGATGCGGTCGCGGCCAACGCCATAGCCAACATGGTCAAGGATCTGCTGGTGTGCGGTTGCATCGGGCTGGGCAACGCCGGCAACGTGATCGTCGGCAATATGCTGGGCCGCAACGAATTTGGAAGGGCCAAACGTACCGGTCGTCAGCTCACGAAATTTGCCATATTGGCCGGTGCGATTACGGGTCTTGTGATTCTCGCCATACGTCCATTGCTGCTTCGCTTCGTGGGATTATCGCCTCGTGCCACGGGCTATCTTTCCGTCATGCTGATTGTCTGCTCGTATTATGTGATTGGCAAATCCATCAACGTCACCACGATCAACGGCATTTTCCCGGCCGGCGGCGACACCAAATTCGGCCTGTTGTGCGATTCGGTGACGATGTGGGTTATTGTCATTCCGCTGGGGTCGTTGGCCGCATTCGTCTTCAAACTGCCGGTTCTGATGGTCTATGTGTTGCTCAATATCGACGAAATCATCAAACTTCCGGCCGTGTTCATCCACTATCGCCGTTATCGCTGGCTGAAAAACGTGACGGGCAAAGGCGAGGAAATGGAACAGAGCGAACTCGCCTACAAGTAATACAATATTATATAAAACAAGGAGTATCAACTATGAGGACTATGCACGAACGTATGGAAGAGGGATTGCTGTTCACCGACGAGTGCGAAGGGCTTCCCGAAGAGCGTCTGGCGGCAAAGCAGCTGATGCGCGAATTCAATGTGTCGGATCCGTCGGAAACCGAACAACGCGTGAAGTTGCTTGCCAAGATTTTCCACGTCGAAGAGGCCCTGGCTTCGACATTCTGGATAGAGCCGCCGTTCTCCTTTGCCTACGGCAGTCACATTTCCATCGGTGAAGGCACCTATATCAATGTCGGTTGCACGTTCATCGACGATGGCAAACTGGAGGTCGGCAAGCGCGTGATGTTCGGGCCAAACGTCACCATCGCCACCGTGAGCCACCCCATCAATCCGGAAATGCGCGAATACATGTATACTTCGCCGGTTTCGATCGGCGACGATTGTTGGATTGGTGCCGGCGTGACGATTTGCCCGGGCGTGAACATCGGCGATGGCACCACCATCGGTGCCGGTAGCGTAGTCACCAAGGACATCCCCGATCACGTCGTGGCGGTGGGCAATCCCTGTCGCGTACTGCGCAAGGTCAGCGAGCAGGATATGACCACCTACAACCACGGTCATCCCATCGATCCCGCCGACCTCGCCGAAGAGCGTCAGCTAAGAAATAGCTAAACCAGATTACTTTCTGGCCGCCGCGCGCTGTGCCATCCACGCTTCTACGTCGTCGATCTGCTTGGGAATGTCCTTGGAGATCCATTCCGGGCCGTTTTCGGTCATCAGCACATCGTCCTCGATACGCACGCCGATGCCGCGCATCTCCGGCGGGATCAGCAGATCGTTCTTGGCGAAGTAGAGACCCGGCTCGATGGTGAAGACCATGCCCGGCGTGATCTTCGCACCCTGATAGGACTCGTAGCGGGCCTGAGCGCAATCGTGCACGTCGAGGCCGAGATGGTGCGCCACGCCGCAGGCGAGCCAACGGCGGTGCTGCTGACCCTCGGGCGAGAGCGATTCCTCCACGTCGACTTTGAGGATTCCCCAATCGTGCAGTTTCTGCGCGATGACGCGCATGCAGGCGTGGTGGATGTCGGAATAGGTGGCACCCGGCTTGGCGGCCTCGAAACCGGCCTGCTGCGAGTCAAGTACCGCTTGATAGATCTTCTTCTGCAACGGCGTGAACTTGCCATCCACCGGGAAGGTGCGGGTGATGTCGGCGGTGTAGAGACTGTCGACCTCGATGCCGGCGTCGATCAAGAGCATCTCGCCGTGGCCGACCACGCCGGTGTTGCGCATCCAGTGCAGAATCGGTGCGTGCTCGCCGGAGGCGATGATGGTGTCGTAACCCACGGTGTTGCCCTCTTCGCGGGAAACGGCGTTGAACTCGCCTTCGAGCATGCGCTCGCTGCGCGGTTTGCCGACGGCTTCCGGCAGACGGGTCAGGATACGGTCGAAGCCGTCCTTGGTGGCGGCGACGGCCTTGCGAATCTCGTTCACCTCGTAGGAATCCTTAACCATGCGAGCGGTCGAGGCGAATTCCTGCAGTTCGTCATCGGCCTTCTCGTTGGCGGCGGGATCGGGGAACCCGTTGGCTTCGCGTACGTTTTCGACCTCCGCTGTCATCTGCG is a window from the Bifidobacterium sp. ESL0745 genome containing:
- a CDS encoding sugar O-acetyltransferase; its protein translation is MRTMHERMEEGLLFTDECEGLPEERLAAKQLMREFNVSDPSETEQRVKLLAKIFHVEEALASTFWIEPPFSFAYGSHISIGEGTYINVGCTFIDDGKLEVGKRVMFGPNVTIATVSHPINPEMREYMYTSPVSIGDDCWIGAGVTICPGVNIGDGTTIGAGSVVTKDIPDHVVAVGNPCRVLRKVSEQDMTTYNHGHPIDPADLAEERQLRNS
- a CDS encoding MATE family efflux transporter, translating into MYTVIMGHLDGDAVAANAIANMVKDLLVCGCIGLGNAGNVIVGNMLGRNEFGRAKRTGRQLTKFAILAGAITGLVILAIRPLLLRFVGLSPRATGYLSVMLIVCSYYVIGKSINVTTINGIFPAGGDTKFGLLCDSVTMWVIVIPLGSLAAFVFKLPVLMVYVLLNIDEIIKLPAVFIHYRRYRWLKNVTGKGEEMEQSELAYK
- a CDS encoding aminopeptidase P family protein, with translation MSEAITANDKEYEAQEMAEAPGADQPMEDRTNNRTLRPTTSKKFAEFMKSGWDNQEPDIEPLESSKFIPARLEALGKRFPGERIVIPAGTPKVRNNDDDYAFRPNTEFSYYTGLGQDYEAGAVLVLNPVDPESPEAKAGKTHTPELFVAPRADNSTETYYADPHYGEYWVGPRAGLKELNAMTGIATHDIAQLPDALGKDVGAEAGAVRMRVVRLADPQMTAEVENVREANGFPDPAANEKADDELQEFASTARMVKDSYEVNEIRKAVAATKDGFDRILTRLPEAVGKPRSERMLEGEFNAVSREEGNTVGYDTIIASGEHAPILHWMRNTGVVGHGEMLLIDAGIEVDSLYTADITRTFPVDGKFTPLQKKIYQAVLDSQQAGFEAAKPGATYSDIHHACMRVIAQKLHDWGILKVDVEESLSPEGQQHRRWLACGVAHHLGLDVHDCAQARYESYQGAKITPGMVFTIEPGLYFAKNDLLIPPEMRGIGVRIEDDVLMTENGPEWISKDIPKQIDDVEAWMAQRAAARK